In the Triticum aestivum cultivar Chinese Spring chromosome 2B, IWGSC CS RefSeq v2.1, whole genome shotgun sequence genome, gaccgaaatgttacaaaaaggaaacagagagtttacattgcaatctcgatgggaccgatcgctcacttcggttagaccgaaacattacaaagggaaacagagagatttcaaccccatctcggtgagaccgagatccctatcggtaaggcCGATTtacttagggtttgtggcagtggctatgacttttggaatcagtGGTGCCGAATAGgaagaattggtgtgaccgattttggctttgggtttaggtcatttgtggatgtggggaagtagttgagggttttggagcatatcactaagcacttgaagcaagaggctcattaagcaacacctcatccctccttgatagtattaacttttcctatagactcaatgtgatcttggatcactaaaatggaaaatgaagagtcttgagcttgaagcttgagccaatcctttgtccttagcatcttgaaggagttcccacatcctttagtctatgccacttcattgttgaacttatctgaaacatactagataaaagtgttagtccaacaagagatatgttgacattaattaccaaaaccacctaggaagcacttgtgctttcaacacttccgtgatgataattttgataatgtcatgaaacacttctacgacagcacaggtatgactatcttgattctgtcataaatttttcatggatgtacatgcatgacaaaaaccgcgacctactgtgacaaacacatatcatcgcggaagtgtatttttttaatgATAATTAACCCATTAATTTATGGATGACTACTTAATAACAACGTAATTAATGATCATCTGGGTGGTTCTTGGAGTACTTAATAACAACCAGATTAGTGAGGTGCAAGGTGGCAGCTGAGCCAGTGTCTTGGATTGATGCAACTGGTGGAGCCAACCATGGTGGGAGAGTGACTCTGGAGGACTTAGAGGAAGAATCTTGTGCTTGATGACCGAGGTGCATGTGATCAAACCCAGCGTGGTGGGATCATTTTCCCAAtggttgtggtggtggtggtgtagtTTATGTTTTAGTTTCGTCCTGTGGTGCGGCTGTTATGTGGCATGGTTGTTCATGTTGTTTGGTTGAGCTTTATTTCCTTGTTAGCTTTTGATCTTAGTGTATAAACCCTTAGGTTGAATGGTCTGTGGTACTAGTTTCATTTTCTTAATGAGAGGAGCTCAGGGTTGCGCCCATTTAGATTGAAGGAAGAACATTATCCAATTCCATTTGTAACATATGGCAACCCGTCAGTCCCTAGGTTGCATCCTTCATAATTTTTTCCTAGATGGAGCATTCCgtagtagtacttcctccgtttcaaattGTTTGTTTTAGACTTGTCCATTCCTGCATGCGTTATTCAAAACTAGAAGTAAAGAACCGTGACAGTAGTTAACTTATCCTAATTACTTCATGGTGCACGTGCACTTTTTAGACGAAACGAGCGGCCTCGCTCTCACAGCACATGCATACGTTAATTTATTTGTCTGCTAGTGCATGTAGACGTGGCATTAAATGTGTTCACACTACTCCTTTAGTTTAGAAAGACAAGTCCATCGGCATTTATTTTgggttttcaaaaattcaaaaaactatATCTTTCAAACCGCGCGTCCGAAATCAAATGCGTTTTCACCATTGGaatcctcgcgacgagatctttgaaactagatcccgcatgggtatatttcgacgaatttttttcgaTGCCAACTTTGGGGCTATATGGTGCAACTTTAGTATTGCATGGTGCAACTTTAGTACTGCATGGTACAACTTTTTTCAAAAATCAATTTTAGAGCTGCATGATCCAACTTCCGATGGGGCTACAACATAGCAACCGTAACAACCGACTTTTGCGATGTGCAACTAATCTACTACCTCGACCAACCACCTTGTAGTAGATGTGCAACCATCCTTCCTACTTGTGGATGCCTATTTGTTGGCACACCCTGCACCATCTCCCCTACCAGCGATATGTGCAACTTAGTATGTTGTTCAAGCCAACTGTCTACTTGTCGATGTGCAACTCTTTCCCCTCCCTACTTGTAGATATGTAGTTACGGTTGGCGGGGGCAACAAACGAAGTTGCACATAGCTTGCTATGCAGTTGGCTAAAAAAACatacgaagttgcacatctcacagACAAGGATAGTTGGATGGTGTTCCACATTCACGAGGATAGTGAAAAGTTGCATATAGACAGGGCGCCGAAGTTGCAAATCTCACTAGCAGGGGTGGTTTGGACCGGTTGCTAGAAGGGAAAACTACACATCCATGGGGGTGCGATGAAAAGTTGCACATCCCTGTTAGACAGTTGGTCGTGTCAGTATTCGAAGTTGCACATCTACTGCTAGGTATTTGGCGGATGCAGCAAACAGTGAAAGCACATCCACATGCAAGGGAAAGTTGCACATCAAGTACTAGGCAACTGCTCTGAGCAATAGACGAAGTTGCACATGTCACTGGAAGGGGTAGTTTGAGGGGTGGAGGTGACATCAGTGAAAACTGCATGTCCACGGGGCAGGCGGAAAGTTGCACATCCACTGTCAGCTAGTTGCACATCGCTTCTAGTCAGTTGTATAAAATGAGGGACTAAGTtgcacaaaaaaaattcaaacatacCCATGCGGtatctagtttcgaagagcacgtcgcgaggattccaacggtgaaaacggatcttaatttCGATGCACGGTTTGAAAGTTATGGTTTTTTGAATTTTGTAAATCATAAATTAAATGATAGAAAGTCATCCATGCCCATGGAGTAAAAGAAGGCACAGCGGATGCATGTGGATCATCTAATACGCATGTTCGTTGGCTATTTCTTGTTTAACTAGTTGAAATCAGAGGAATCTTTTCTAATCAGCACAAGGAGACAAAACACTTTCTATAAATTACCGGCCGTTCACGATACGTAGACCTGCCCCTTATAACTTATTCAAAAAAAGTGAAGTACTAATAGGACTAATAATCAAACAGGCGCAAATAGTTAACAGAAAACCCAACCCTTACATATATACACACTCCATAATCCACCTCGTCTTGAGTAAGAAATAACTTTTAACCCACTAATCCAAATCCGAACTCCCCCAGTGCCAGATCGGACTGCCCGGGAAGTCACTCATGTCCACCACATCGGCAACGCTCAAAAAATCGTCGAACATGTCATCGTGCACCGTCGCCGCGTCCAGTACGCCGGTCTCAGCAGAGGAAGTATTGCTCTGCTCCCCACCTCCAGCCGCCACGTCCTTGATCTCCTGTTCACCGCCGTCTGTGCCCTGCAGACAGCTGTAGTACATCTTCATGAGCTCGTCGATGGAGTTGCGGTCCGCCTCCGCGACGCCGTCAATGCCCGGCAGCGCAACCAGCTCCCGGCCACGGCCACTGTCGACATTTCCTCCCGTGCTCTCGTTGCCAACCTCTCGCTTGCGCTTGTCGACGTGCAGGTCGCGTCCCGCTTCCCGCGGCTCCTTGTCGTCGTCGTCGCCTGGCTGCTCTTCGAGCGGCGTGATCCGCAGGGCGCGCTGCACCTGGCGGTCGAGCGCCTCCTCCTGGGTGATGACCCTGGACCAGGTCTCGGCGTCCCTGGCGCTCATCCTATGCTGCAGCCGCTTGGATTGCCACACGAGCTTGCGCATCTGGTCGAAGCGCGGGCTCAGGTGCTTGATCACCGCGCTCAGCAGGGAGATCTTCCACGCCTTCTTCAGGTCGTGAGGTTTCCGGTACGGCGGTGGGCCCTGGTGCGCCTGGGTCTCGCCCTGCAGGCCCCACCAGACCTCTTGGCCCGTCGGCCACCATGGTGGCGGCAGTCCCCTGTCCAGCGGGAAGCTCCGCTGCGGGGGCTCGCAGTGCTGGATCAGCGCCGAGAGCAGGGACCCCAGTGTGCTGTCCTGGATGtcgaggagcccgtggaggaacgacGACCCCGGGCTTTCGAGTGCCGTCGACGGACCGGCCAGGGCCGTCGGTCCCGTCCGCTCGAACCCAACGTCCTCCTTCCACCAGCCGCGGAGGCTGTCGGAGGAGCCGGACACGGGCATGCCGGTCTCGTCCACGATGCCGTACACGAACCCCCGCGCGTTGCACGCCTCCATCATCCTGAGCATGTGCCGGAGGACGCCGTCCTGCGCCCGGAGCATCGCCTTGCGGCGGTACCGTGACTCCGGCATCTCTGCCTCCTTCTCTGCTTGGGCCAGGTCCGTGCCCGGCCTCTGTCCGGTTGCTCTCCGTTCATGGCCCGGGCTGCCCT is a window encoding:
- the LOC123041479 gene encoding ETHYLENE INSENSITIVE 3-like 5 protein, which encodes MGSPSNDKPIPGLHQLPRPAMDRGKTKADPHAVAVAAEPDLQDESESESGSESIEIADLKKRMWKDQLLLMKLEGSPGHERRATGQRPGTDLAQAEKEAEMPESRYRRKAMLRAQDGVLRHMLRMMEACNARGFVYGIVDETGMPVSGSSDSLRGWWKEDVGFERTGPTALAGPSTALESPGSSFLHGLLDIQDSTLGSLLSALIQHCEPPQRSFPLDRGLPPPWWPTGQEVWWGLQGETQAHQGPPPYRKPHDLKKAWKISLLSAVIKHLSPRFDQMRKLVWQSKRLQHRMSARDAETWSRVITQEEALDRQVQRALRITPLEEQPGDDDDKEPREAGRDLHVDKRKREVGNESTGGNVDSGRGRELVALPGIDGVAEADRNSIDELMKMYYSCLQGTDGGEQEIKDVAAGGGEQSNTSSAETGVLDAATVHDDMFDDFLSVADVVDMSDFPGSPIWHWGSSDLD